A stretch of Lutra lutra chromosome 9, mLutLut1.2, whole genome shotgun sequence DNA encodes these proteins:
- the LOC125109851 gene encoding CD177 antigen-like: MEGEKSGVIPQFVVVFGTGDWDLGGIGVVISISMHRHPYRLITSPCLRTKGDWTGLGPRARTYRLINGGTMKERSTKEVEGGACKGGAKEGTSVGDWGGCFLGSAKQGAGGGGEQAPIQIQSPCLTSPGPGSLRCPVCLSTEDCESATELMCPAWSTHCYQGAIQLRGGNIFSILRVQGCTAQPGCNLLNGTQKIGPIEMSEDCSPRVSKSNFPTCERGVTLYSDQDLSQIPRKWNTDHYEFCKVGEVCQETLLLVDVGQKSIIVGSKGCSKEKTQDAPTITVYSGPPGVLVASYAHFCSSNRCNRASNTNVLLQSLPLPAAPAPGNLQCPVCVNLFGSCPENPENVMCPIGTTHCYSGYIMIREGGVYSNLNIQGCVTQASSSLLNHAQKIGVFSVTENSEEESVTENENLILQAGAAPVPLLAWVVGLGLSLALWCEIPHC, from the exons ATGGAAGGAGAGAAATCAGGAGTGATTCCTCAGTTTGTGGTGGTGTTCGGAACTGGAGACTGGGATTTGGGAGGTATAGGAGTCGTCATCAGCATCTCAATGCATCGACACCCATATCGCTTGATAACATCACCTTGTTTAAGAACGAAGGGGGACTGGACGGGCCTGGGACCAAGAGCTAGAACATACAGGCTCATCAATGGAGGGACAATGAAGGAGAGATCCACAAAAGAGGTGGAGG GTGGTGCCTGCAAGGGAGGGGCCAAGGAGGGCACATCTGTGGGAGACTGGGGAGGTTGCTTCTTGGGATCAGCaaagcagggggcggggggtggtggagaGCAGGCCCCCATCCAAATCCAGAGCCCTTGCCTCAcctccccaggcccaggctcCCTGAGGTGTCCAGTCTGCTTGTCTACAGAAGACTGTGAGTCTGCCACAGAGCTGATGTGCCCGGCCTGGAGCACACACTGCTACCAGGGGGCAATCCAGCTCAGGGGAGGGAATATCTTCAGCATTCTGAGAGTCCAAGGATGCACGGCCCAACCAGGCTGCAACCTGCTCAATGGGACTCAGAAAATTGGGCCCATCGAAATGAGTGAGGACTGCAGCCCTAGAGTATCAAAGAGCAATTTTCCGACCTGTGAACGGGGGGTCACACTGTACAGCGATCAAGACCTGTCTCAGATACCCCGCAAGTGGAACACAGATCACTACGAGTTTTGTAAAGTTGGGGAGGTGTGTCAGGAGACCCTTCTGCTCGTTGATGTAGGACAAAAATCAATCATAGTTGGAAGCAAAGGCTGCAGCAAGGAGAAGACGCAGGATGCCCCGACCATCACCGTATACTCGGGGCCCCCCGGAGTGCTGGTGGCCTCCTATGCCCATTTCTGCTCCTCCAACAGGTGCAACAGGGCCAGCAATACCAACGTCCTGTTACAGTCTCTCCCTCTTCCGGctgctcctgccccaggaaaCTTGCAGTGTCCCGTCTGTGTGAATCTCTTTGGATCCTgcccagaaaacccagaaaatgtTATGTGCCCCATTGGCACCACTCATTGTTACAGTGGTTACATTATGATCCGGGAAGGTGGGGTATACTCCAACTTGAATATTCAGGGCTGTGTGACCCAAGCTTCCAGCTCCTTGCTGAATCATGCACAGAAAATCGGGGTCTTCTCGGTGACTGAGAACTCTGAAGAAGAGTCGGTGACTGAGAATGAGAACCTTATTCTCCAAGCTGGAGCAGCCCCTGTGCCCTTACTGGCTTGGGTGGTGGGGCTTGGGCTATCCCTAGCCCTCTGGTGTGAGATACCTCACTGCTGA